From one Flavobacterium kingsejongi genomic stretch:
- a CDS encoding alpha/beta hydrolase, whose protein sequence is MKTNITFFMLCFMFLHHAAQAQDETVKLYTGKAPGSENWTQQEAQMYSDLFKTDVVYNVTAPSLLVFKPAKGVKNTGTAIVIAPGGGFQSLSITREGTELAQWLSAKGITAFVLKYRLVKTESNDPAREMMDKLKDRAAFEKSTAPVIQLAAQDGNKALQYVHDNAARFGIKKGQIGIIGFSAGSTVALETVLYTPSEIVPDFAASLYGGPSAKLLTTPVPTKKIPLFICAASDDQLQLAPRSVQLYNKWLEAGQSVELHLYAKGGHGFGTGKQNLPVDSWVQRFEDWLKQQGFSN, encoded by the coding sequence ATGAAAACAAACATCACATTTTTTATGTTATGCTTTATGTTCCTGCACCATGCTGCCCAAGCACAGGATGAAACCGTAAAATTATATACAGGTAAAGCCCCCGGGTCAGAAAACTGGACACAGCAAGAAGCGCAAATGTATTCCGATCTTTTTAAAACAGATGTTGTCTATAATGTCACGGCTCCGTCTTTGTTGGTTTTTAAACCTGCAAAAGGCGTGAAAAATACTGGAACGGCTATTGTAATCGCACCGGGTGGCGGATTTCAGAGCCTGTCCATTACCCGCGAGGGAACCGAACTGGCACAATGGCTGAGTGCTAAAGGAATTACTGCTTTTGTGCTGAAATACCGTTTGGTCAAAACAGAATCGAACGATCCGGCCCGTGAGATGATGGACAAACTGAAAGACCGTGCTGCTTTTGAGAAAAGTACGGCTCCGGTCATCCAGCTTGCGGCACAGGATGGCAATAAAGCATTGCAATATGTACACGACAATGCGGCGCGCTTTGGGATTAAAAAAGGACAGATCGGGATCATTGGTTTTTCTGCCGGAAGTACGGTTGCGTTGGAAACGGTACTCTATACCCCTTCGGAAATCGTACCTGACTTTGCCGCTTCCCTCTACGGTGGGCCAAGCGCAAAGCTGCTGACCACACCGGTACCAACGAAGAAAATTCCATTATTTATCTGTGCAGCCAGCGATGACCAGTTGCAACTGGCACCACGAAGCGTACAGCTGTATAATAAATGGCTCGAAGCGGGGCAATCGGTAGAATTGCACCTGTATGCCAAAGGCGGGCATGGCTTTGGAA